One part of the Parambassis ranga chromosome 8, fParRan2.1, whole genome shotgun sequence genome encodes these proteins:
- the carhsp1 gene encoding calcium-regulated heat-stable protein 1, giving the protein MSSQAPLSPIQGSQRVTPPLPSAGSPRSPESLKPPACRQRDRSPSPMRDYLIPSPLPTRRNRTCSATARASEGPVFSGVCKYFSRSKGHGFITPSDGGSDIFVHISDIEGEYVPVEGDEMSYKVCSIPPKYEKIQAVEVAITHLNPGTKHETWAGHVVSS; this is encoded by the exons ATGTCGTCTCAGGCGCCCCTCTCACCCATCCAGGGGTCTCAACGTGTGACCCCTCCACTGCCCTCTGCAGGATCCCCGCGTTCGCCAG AGTCCCTGAAGCCTCCAGCCTGCCGACAAAGAGACCGCTCGCCTTCCCCCATGAGAGACTACCTCATCCCCAGCCCATTGCCTACCCGCAGAAACAGGACCTGCTCAgc GACGGCTCGTGCATCCGAGGGTCCGGTGTTTAGCGGCgtgtgtaaatatttttccCGCTCCAAAGGCCATGGCTTCATCACACCATCGGACGGGGGCAGCGACATCTTTGTCCACATCTcaga CATCGAGGGCGAGTACGTGCCGGTGGAAGGCGACGAAATGAGCTACAAGGTCTGCTCCATCCCCCCCAAATACGAGAAGATCCAGGCGGTGGAGGTGGCCATCACCCATCTCAACCCGGGCACCAAGCATGAGACCTGGGCGGGCCATGTGGTCAGCAGCTGA
- the naa60 gene encoding N-alpha-acetyltransferase 60, protein MSDVVPPTALSEVQLRFLCHDDIENVKLLCGDWFPIEYPDSWYQDITSNKKFFSLAATFRGGIVGMIVAEIKSRTKVHKEDGDILASSFPVDTQVAYILSLGVVKEFRKHGIGSLLLDSLKEHISTTAQDHCKAIYLHVLTTNNTAIHFYENRDFRQHHYLPYYYSIRGVLKDGFTYVLYINGGHPPWTIFDYIQHIGSTLASLSPCSLPQRLYRQAQSLLRSLLPWSNIASKTGIQYSRTM, encoded by the exons ATGAGTGACGTGGTGCCTCCCACAGCTCTCAGTGAAGTCCAGCTCCGCTTCCTCTGCCACGATGACATAGAGAATGTCAAGCTGCTCTGCGGTGATTGGTTCCCAATCGA GTACCCAGACTCATGGTATCAAGACATAACGTCCAACAAGAAGTTCTTCTCCCTCGCTGCCACCTTCAGAGGCGGCATCGTGGGAATGATTGTGGCCGAAATCAAAAGCCGGACCAAAGTACACAAAGAG gatgGAGACATCCTGGCCTCCAGTTTTCCTGTGGACACACAGGTAGCCTACATCCTCAGCCTGGGAGTGGTCAAAGAGTTCAGGAAACACGGCATCG GCTCCCTACTGCTGGACAGTTTGAAGGAGCACATCTCAACGACCGCCCAGGATCACTGTAAGGCCATCTACCTGCACGTTCTCACCACCAACAACACTGCCATCCACTTCTACGAGAACAGGGACTTCAGGCAGCACCACTACCTGCCCTACTATTACTCCATACGAGGCGTCCTCAAAGACGGATTCACATACGTGCTCTACATCAATGGAGGACATCCGCCGTGGACAATATT TGACTACATCCAGCACATCGGGTCGACCCTGGCCAGCCTGAGCCCCTGCTCCCTTCCTCAGAGGCTGTACCGACAGGCCCAGTCTCTGCTGCGCTCTCTGCTCCCCTGGTCCAACATCGCCTCCAAGACCGGCATTCAGTACAGCAGAACGATGTGA
- the dnase1 gene encoding deoxyribonuclease-1 has protein sequence MHRSVCTLALLLAPLHLSTSLLLGAFNIKSFGDKKASNGTLMNIISTIVHRYDIILIQEVRDSDLSATKKLMEHVNKDSPQFGYIISEPLGRSYYKERYLFLYREQTVSVAKNYTYDDGCEACGTDTFSREPFVVMFSSKDTAVKNFTLIPQHTSPDFAVEEVAALYDVVTDVRTRWKTTDIVLLGDFNAGCKYVSGSDWQQIRLFTDKSFHWLIPDEADTTVTHTNCPYDRIVVTTDMMKGVEPGSAEVYDYMLDLGLSHSLALAVSDHYPVEVRLSGRAPAA, from the exons ATGCATCGCTCGGTGTGTACGCTGGCCCTCCTTTTGGCCCCGCTGCATCTGTCCACCTCCCTGCtgctgggagccttcaacatcaaATCCTTTGGGGACAAGAAAGCGTCCAACGGCACTCTGATGAACATCATCAGCACG ATTGTGCATCGCTATGACATCATTCTGATCCAGGAAGTGAGAGACAGTGACCTCTCAGCAACCAAAAAACTCATGGAACACGTCAACAA GGATTCTCCTCAGTTCGGGTACATCATTAGTGAGCCTCTGGGTCGCAGCTACTATAAAGAGAGATACCTCTTCCTGTACAG GGAGCAGACTGTGTCTGTGGCTAAAAACTACACCTACGATGACGGCTGTGAGGCCTGTGGCACAGACACCTTCAGCAGAGAGCCGTTTGTTGTCATGTTCTCCTCCAAAGATACTG CGGTGAAGAACTTCACTCTGATCCCACAGCACACGTCTCCAGACTTCGCTGTGGAGGAAGTGGCAGCTCTCTATGATGTGGTGACAGATGTCCGCACTCGCTGGAAGACCACC GACATCGTGCTGCTGGGCGACTTCAACGCGGGCTGTAAATACGTGTCGGGCAGCGACTGGCAGCAGATTCGCCTCTTCACTGACAAGAGCTTCCACTGGCTGATTCCGGATGAGGCTGacaccacagtgacacacacaaattGCCCTTATGACag GATTGTTGTGACTACTGACATGATGAAGGGAGTGGAGCCCGGCAGCGCAGAAGTTTATGACTACATGTTGGATCTGGGTCTGAGCCACAGTCTG GCCTTGGCTGTCAGTGACCATTACCCAGTGGAGGTGAGGCTGAGCGGTCGGGCTCCTGCTGCCTGA